The DNA window GTCATGCTGTCTTCTCTTGTTTTGAACTAACAAAGGTGTGGAGCCAGAGGTGACAGCCCCTAATCATGGTAAGCACTAAGAGGCAGAGGCTGCAATCTGGTTTACAAATGAGAATGTGTTGTTGCGAAGACTGCAGGCCGAGGTGACAAAGATGTGCATGTGCCATTTTGTGTAAGTGGTCTAAAAGGAGTAAGGGGTgggtgtgtatgtttgtatccGGGTCGGTGATCATTTCTGATAAGCACTAATCCAGCTGTCATGCCTGTGACACTATCTGAACACAGGCCTGCTCCTGACATTATGGGAATTAATGAAAGCAACATAATAAGCAGACAGGCGATGCAAGGCTCAACACATTTACACTCCACTCCAATAGTATTGGAACAATAAAGCCCGTACTCCTTAATTAATGTAATAAGGGACACcagggcaacaaaacacacctgtcagtcacatgttccaatacttggAGGGGGGAGTATATTCTTTGCCCCTTTTAGTTGTTTACTGCTGAGTAATTTGTcgattataatatatttttaaccaAGGTTTCCCTTAAATTGTATTAACTACCTCTAAATGGATTAAGGACATAGAGAGACTTTTAATATGCCTTAAGTAGATAAGTGCCTCAATCAATCAAAAATAACTGAGGTTTTAAAACCTAATAGGTAATTGACAAATGTGTCTGGCATCTTTGGATGATGGAAGCGCAATTCCAAATCTCATCTCTTCTGAGATGAATGGTGTGGTAGGCTTTGTGGGAATTCCCCTGGGAGTATTAAGTGGAAAGAAAGGGCAGCAGTAATATGTTGCACATTGATTTCACATGGCTGCACACAATCAGAGCAGGacaatgggggaaaaaaaagtgtattaCAGTGTGCTCTGCTGAACAACTTGTCAGAAACTCTGTGAATGCCCCCTTTATCACTGGATCAGataaggaaggaaggaaggcaCAAATACAGTACACCAGCCAAGTGCCTTGTATGCAAGAGTAAAATGGATCATTGTAAATTTAAAGAGAATTTGAAGGCTCATGTTATAATTTTAGGTATATATATCTAGTGGTAAAGTTTACATCCACTTTTAAGAATGTTTCCTTTTAAAGAATCAAAGCCAGCACCCCCTCAGGGTAGAAAGATGAAGGACAGAAAGGTGTCTGCCTACTAGCCAGGCAGTAATCCACAGCTGCTTCTGAGATTCATGTTGGATATCAGGTTTACCTGTATGCCTGTGGCAATTATAACTAAAAAAAAtagcagagaaagaagagagtgTCCCAGTCCCAAGTGTACAAAGAGCCTCCTCATAAGGTCTTCAAGCCTTGACAGTCAGAAGAGGTTTATACCATGTGGCTGCAGTTACCTTCCTATATTTACCTGTAGGAAAAAGAGATGCTGTGTGATATCTTGCACTAGCTCCTCTTCAGCATTTTCAGGGTAAAACTTGGCCAGGAAGTGAAGGGTTATTGGTTCCTCCTGTGGTACCTCCTGATCCAGAACCTGCAACAATGAACCACAGAAATCAGCATTTGCATGGTTTCCTTTTCATGGCTGCAACATCCATTTAATTGATGTTTACATGGCTCGTGGCTGTTAACAAGACCAGTTATGAAATGAGAATCACGTACCCTCTTTTCCATCTTTAGCCAAGCTACTGTGTCTTTGATGTTGTACTGGAGCCCAAAAAACCATGTCTCCCTCAGTCCCAGAGTTCGGCATACCAAGTCGAAAAGGTCTTTTCCCTTCCACTTGACCTGaaacacatacatgttttaGATAGAGAGACAAAAAATGCTGAATTAACAGATTTAGTCTGACACTGAAGGTGACTTTATTCTATAATATTATGCTATAACatactaaaaaactaaaacctctAATTCAATCCAGTTGAATTACCATCCAGATGATGCATCTACTGAACATACATATATTAGCATTTCCATTATAACCACAGTCTTTGGTTCAAAGCAGGGAACCATACATGTTCCCGTCATCCAGTCGGAGGCATATCATGCACACATGTCCAATATAGATAGCTTTCATCTCTAGCCTCTGAGCTAACTCAGGGTGCAAGCTAGTGTCACATGCATTCAAGGttgaaaaaaactgaattaaaaatggGAGGAAATTAGAGTATCAGCTCCACCAAGCAGTGGGCAGCTAAGGTTAATCAGAAATTTCCTGTGCAAGGCTCAATGAACATTTTGTCTATATGACCTATCCCTGTTAAATGCTGTTTACAAAACTCATAATTGATACAATTATCATCCCAGCACAGAAAATAGAAACCTGCAACTAGCATTGCCCTGTATAATTACCAACTGCAAACTTTGGCAGGGTTCCTCCCCTTTGAGCACAAGGATGGTGTCTGGAAGTCATTTTGATGCCTTCAAGCTCTGGTATATCATCAACCAAGCCACACACTATTTTTAATACACTGTACAAgcataaacatactgtataaaatggAGTATATCAACATCATGACAGTTCACACACTATTTCATGATGGACACTTTCTTTCTTAGCATTTAAGCAAAGCCCTTTACTACATCAGGAACTGATCGATTACTACATTTTCCTGCAAAAGGCAGATATAAATTATAATAGATACAGTGGTCTTGTAATGAACAGCCTCATTACACCTACTGCGTGTATTTACAGTTCCCTGCTGCCATCTGGTGTCTTAAACTCAAACTTATTTCTTAAAAATGGTCAATGTTGTCGCCTGGGTGAACTGTTCCTACAATTCAGTTGTCATTATAGATTATGATTAAACACAGGATGAGGTAATATTTGCAATACTGTGCATGCTAATTGATGTGTGGTGCTGTTACTAGGACCACTACTAATGTGGCAGCTAGCTAAAGAGCATTCATAATTTGAATGAAATCAGACGCACCTCGCAGCTGAACTCCATGTCTGACTCCATTGTGCAGATTCTGACTCTGAAGTTTTTGGCTTGTCTTCTCAGCAGCGAGTTAAATCCCAGTTTGGCTGCTAAGGCACTTGCCATGGCGAACTGCTAattaactactactactattcaCAGTCGTTAATTCCTACAAACTGAGTGCACCGTCAACGCATTGTGTCTGCTCTGTTCATCTGGCATAGCTTAGTTATCTAAAGATAATTACAGGTGTAGCTTTACTACATGTGATTGTCCAGCTCGACGAGCTGTGGTATCCTTAGCTCGCTGAACTATCTATAGGTAGACGTTTGCTTTTAAGCAACTCCATCAAAATGTGAActcacatttactttattactttacCTAGCTCGCTATTACTTATTTGGTAATTCCACGTTAGCTACCAACTAATACAAAGTTTATAAATACAGTTAACATTAGGTGATAAATACAGAGTAAGGTCCTCGGCTACTAACGTTAGCTATCGTCAGGTTACCACATACTAAGTTAAgcttaacgttagctaactttACATTAACTTCACATTACATATCAATAAAAGCCATTGTCTTGTGATAAAGTGACACGCCTTTAAATACCGAACAAAGTCATCCGTCTAAGTTTTTATCTGTGCGTCCGAGAGATGATAAATCCAGTTTATTCCTTCTGCAGACGTGTGGACACTTGTGTTGTTGCTTATAAACTGCGCTAACTAGCTAACTGTTGCTAACTATTTGGATGTTTCATCCAAAACATGCGCTGCGTTCAAGAGCATATTAAAACGGGAGACACAAAGTGATCAGCAACTATTTTAACattgaattaataatttaaGGAAACAAGCCAAAATCTGTGAAGACTGCATTATTTTCTTTGAATTTTACAATCACAAACTTAATGGTACTATGTTTTGAATTATTGGCtataaaaacaagcaattttatgattttatgatGAGTCTGGGTAAACCAGAATAAGCATTTGAAGACGAAATGAGTTTTCAAAGTACCTGCCaactgactaaatgtaaaagtaaatgcaTTATTGGCCCAGTGTAAAAATGTCCAGTAACAGCCACATCAGCTTAACTTTTATAGATGAGTAATTGCATTGATGAATAAGCATCACAATGTGCAGTTGGTAAGGGTGAGGATCATTTAACCTCTTTATGTATTGTCATGTGGTTTAATTCATAATAGTAGGTCATAATGTGTTAGAAATGCTGCATAATGGTAGAGCTgacatattaaattaaactattaaataaagttGTCAGACAAATGTAGTTGgctaaaatgtacagtatttacaaataaaataacattaaatgaaagTATTCAAGTTAAGATCAAGTGCCTCAAAATGTCCCTTAAAATAGTACTTGAATAAATGAAGTGGTTACAGTCCCCTGCACGTACTTTTACAAAATTGCGGGATGTCCGAGGAGCTTGAATGCAGCATcgcttccttctcctcttcaccaaacaacaaatcacattGCAGCACACCTCCTAAGCTCCGCCCCTAGCCCTGCCCCCTGCGCCATAAAGAGGCGGAGCCTGAGCAATGAGGTAATCGGGGTAAACAGTAAAGATGGCGACGGTTGTAGATGGAGAGGGACAACCAAGTCTGAATTGTATTATATCCGACCTCCAAACCAAAAAACTGACAGACTTGCCGACCGAGTTGCTCGAATACATCCTGTGCTTCCCAGTCCTAAAACATGTCGACATTTGTAACGTCTCCTGCTGTTGTAAACGGCTACACGACGTCTGCCACGGAAGGGGGAAGGTCTGGGGACACCAGTACAAACTCAGGTgctatgattttttttttatttgtctattcCGTCGCACTTTGGGCTTCTGGTGGCCTTTCGTCActctctgtactttttctctttctcttgcaTTGATGTGAAATCGTTCATTGTCTATTAAAACGTGGGCTCGTTTGCTGCGGGCTCACATGCACCTGTCAGCCGTGGACATTCTGCTGATGCACCAAATCCATCATTGCACGAAGTGGCAGGTTTTCACTTAGCAGAGCCACGGAGCTTGTAAATCGTACGATTTAAAATATGGACAAGTTGCTATTTCTACTTAATATCATGCATAATGAATTTGTGTGACCTTGAATTATACATTAGCCTATACAGTGTCCTGTGATGCTGCAGGAGAGTTCAGCTCCTGCCAGAATCTCCCCATGACTGACTTGGCTGTTGCTGATTGTGTGCAAAGAGAAAACCATGTCTGCAACTGAGTGATGCATTGTTTCTTAGATGTGCTATATTCTGCTTGAGGCTGCGAGTTTCTGAAATAACTGAAGTGTACCGTCTTTATTAACAGATGGCCCAGACTGCAGAGGTTTTACCGTCAGAATGAGTGCTGTGACTGGCTCAGAGAATACAAAACACGCCATAGAGTTGGAATACAAATCCACAGCACCGTGGAGTCAATCTCTAAGAGATTCTTCACAGAAGTTGTAAGTAGTCtatttgtaattaaaatattatttaaactCTGTGCATACTTGCATAGATGTTACAGAATGAGAAAAGCAGTCAGTTACATTTGTAGTCCTCCACATCTGCACAggttgaattaaaaaaagaagagttatttttctttgtggATTGACTACATGTTTGTTCAAGAAAATACAAGCCTTCTATGTTCCAAACTAACCCAGAGATCTGTAACTCAGCCTTGCGTTGGTCAGGTGCTGGGAGACAGCTTTGCAGAGATCGAGTCACTTGGGATGCCAGAGCACTTCTGTGAAGATGAACTCCTCTTCATACTCAGCTCTGACAAGAGGTGAGAGCAACACTGTGCCCACAGTCAAATCTCAGAGCTTGCTGCACACTGCATTTTGAAGTCATTAATGTGTTTGGGTCAAGGCTCTTGTTGTGCTGAACACTCTTGCCCATGAGCCAACaacatttcttctgtttgtccaTCACTAGGAAAAGCTTGACCTTAAAGTACTATGCAAAGAAAATCCTTTACTTCCTGAGGCAACAGAATATCCTGAGGAGTCTGAAGACCTTCCTGGAGCAGCCTGCAGAGCAGCAGTCATCTCTAGAAGGTGAGGCATTAGTACACACTAGTCAGCCAAACTCACGATTCAGTGTGccctgttattattatttgttaaacATCACCATACTTGCAGTGTGTATCATATTTCTGCTTGGTcttttttattagtatttgttAGAATGAGAAGTGAGACTCAAGCACTCTCTTAAAAGTAAGAAAAGTGATCTTGatcttctctgtctctatgCTAGGTGCTGTACTGGTGGATCAGTATTGTAATCCCTTGGCTGATGTCACAGTGGACAGTATATCGGCCCAGCTGGATGAGATCGCAGAAAAAGTGAAGAAGATGCTGAGAATCAAGAATGCATCTCACCCCAGCCTGCGAATCACTCAAGGTGGGCTTTACACCAACACtagaaaaactgaatgaaaagttGCCTGTTGGGTATTGAAGTTTTGAGCTCCTGTTCCTGGTACAATCAGTACTGGTGTATCTACATGTGTAAAGATGTCCACTAAACAAGATGTGTTTTTTCCATCCATCCAAAGTTCTTGTTaaattttgtgtttacatttcttgTGTATGTTATTTTAGGTGACAGATTTGTTGTGGAGGACTTTGAACTCCAGAGGCAAGTGTTGTGGGCTCTAAATTCTGTCTTATATGAGCAGCTTCAATACAAAGGCAATGAGTTTGACTACTACAATCCCCTCAACTCTTACATCCACCAGGTAGATCTTCTATAAATCATATGTATTGAAGTCACAAGCATTTCAGTTATTTCATAACAATTTTAATATTAGAATGTTTGATGTGATGgattcaaaatgtattttcatttaggTGCTACTACGCCATACAGGCATTCCCATaagcctctctgttctctacATGACATTGGCCCAAAAGCTGGGTGTTCAACTAGAACCTGTGAACTTTCCTAATCACTTCCTTCTGCGTTGGTGCCAAAAACCAAGAGGGTAAAGTTTGAAATAATCTCTCAAATCCTGTAACATTGTTTCAGAGTTAAGATATTAATCACCTACAGTAATCCATCATTTCAGCTGAAGAGATGAACTCGCATGATCAACCCCATGTCTTGCACCAACCACTTGATTAATTTGACTGTCATGGTGTTTTTACTTCACTAGTGTCTTTTTGAAGCTTTGCCACAGCACCTACTCCAGTCCACTATGTTAGAGATATTACATTActtatgtacatacatacattagtTCACATTAATTTGCCTATAAAAAGCAGTTTTCCATAGTTTATAAGCAGAATTAAAGAGCTTGTTATTAGTGTATTTCCAACTGTTAAATTAATCAGTAAACATATTCATTAAACTTTGCTCTTGCAGGAGTGAGGACATATATGACTTTGTCTACATTGATGCCTTTGGTAAAGGCAAGCAGCTGACAGCCAAGGAGTGCGAGTACCTCATTGGCCACCAGGTGACAGCAGATTACTACAGTGCCATCAACACGACAGAAGTGCTGCTCAGGATGGTGGGAAACCTGCTTAACATCGGAAAGAAAGGGTAAGAGAAACTGAGCATCTGGCTGTCGCTACTGATCGACTGGAGGAATGGATGACAGCTGATAGGGGAGTGATGGATGGTCAGTATATAGGCTATAGGCTAATGATAAATGTTAGTTATTTCTGTCTAATGGACTGGCTAGTATAAAAGAAagttgtggattttttttttttttttgcccatgAGAAGCCCTTTCTGAGTAAtaccattttaaataataactaaCGAActcaattaattttaatttgggCTTTATCCAGTCATCTAAATAGACGAGAGAAATCTGAGATcaagagaaactgaaagaaattactaaaatacatttgatgGCTGCTagaattaaatatatacatttgtgTATCTGCATCTGCTGGCTATATGACGTTACCTGCACCATGTGATTTCTTTCAGGGAGGGCAATGAAAAATCCTATCAGTTACTAAGAGACTCTTTGGACCTCTACCTCACTATCAACCCAGATAACGTGCAGTACCTGCTACTACAGGCACGCCTCTACTTCCACCTGGGCATCTGGCCAGAAAAGGTTGGGACACAACCTGTTAAGAACGAACCTGAAATTGACCCATCTAttttaacagtaacattatGCTGAAGCTCTGATGGGTTTGGGTTTGCCCAGTGATTCTCTAGCTGGTTTAAATTTAGAAGTTAATTGAAGTATAAATAGCAGTCAATATTATTCTGAAGCTTAGTTCACAAATCTGCtattgtacagtttttttttaactctttgtGTTGTTATAATTAGGACAGTTATACTCAGGTCAAATATTTGATCTAACCACTTTGCCCGTTGATGTTTGTCATCCATGTCAGGTATTAGACATCCTGCAGCATATTCAGGCCTTGGATCCCTCTCAGCATGGGGCAGTGGGCTACCTGGTGCAGCACACGCTGGAGCACATCCAGCACAAGAAACATCCTGCTGCACCTGAAGTGAAGATGCGCAGCGTTTCAGAACACCGAGAGGTCAAGTATTCAGTCGGACTTATCATGAAACACAAAAGGTGGGTCACACTTTAAACGGGGTACAGCCAGTGTTGCATGAAAAAAGCTCAAATACTGTGTTAAGACATCCCTTTAGTTGACTCTATCTCCTCCCCCAGGTCGGGTTATAACTGTGTGATTTACGGCTGGGACCCCAAATGCACCATGAGCCAGGAGTGGATCACTACCATGAGGGTCCACCAGTTGTCCAACGGGGCCAGCCAACCTTTCTACAATGTCCTTGTACAGGACGGAACATGCCGTTATGCAGCACAGGGTATGAATCATACCGACCAGCATGGTGTTGGGGAAAATTATCCTTATGGTTAAGGTGGTTGTGTGATGACTTAAAAGTAACCattgtaaataaacatatgtttgtgtttatgtgtctatTCATAAATAAAAGGTAAATACTGAAATCACATTGCATCATCAAAGattacatttatgtttgtttacaaTAAGGGAAAAAAGTCATTTCTAAGGGTCACCTGCTTAAAGTTGTCTTATCTACCATTCTGATATTTCAAGCAAATCCTGTAGTGTACACCTTGCATCGCTCACTCTTTGGGTGAACATTGAAAATCGAATGGATTCTTTCagtgcagcagctcagctctcTTCTATTAGTCATTATTTCATTTGCAGAACAGTGTGTaacagttttgaaaaaaaaaaacatatcaaaagGAAACTGCTAGTTGAAGTCATTAGCACAACTATAGGACAAACTTTAAATTCTCATTAACGTTTTAGATGTGTAGAAGTAAAATCTATTCTATCTGCAGTTAAGACAAATCCTGTTCACATGCGCTTGCAAATTAGTAGGTGGCATTTTAGATATACATGTAAATTGCACCTACTAGTGTCATGTGCTTGTATATCTAGTGCCATTATCTTATGTTCACCCCTAAGAGATTTTCAAACCTATGTCTACCAGCTGGTTTAAAACACTTCAGAGTTGTTACATCACCcttttttgtgatttaaaacaaaaaaaacaaaaaattttTCCCCCCAGTAAAGGAATCTTCCCCCTATTAGCCTGACTCATTCCCCTGTGCTTAGCTGCTCATCGTGCTGCTCAGTCAGCTGATGCTGCTACTACACAGCTTTCATTGTTTGTACATGTTATCTCACTCCACCACCTCAACATTCACCTGCAGGCTCAGTTCTCTACAAACCCAGAGGGGGATTTCTATTGATTAATTCCTGCTGCTCAGTTTGCTTTGCAGGAACTGTTATGACACAGCGCTGTGTTGCCAATGTTAAATGGCGTTTGACATTTTCTTACCAAACTGAACATTTCGATTTGAGCTATTTTgttcaactgtttttttgtataCATGTAGACAAGGGCAGGAACTGTATTGTATAATTTGTTTCTCCT is part of the Anabas testudineus chromosome 9, fAnaTes1.2, whole genome shotgun sequence genome and encodes:
- the fbxo21 gene encoding F-box only protein 21 isoform X1 → MATVVDGEGQPSLNCIISDLQTKKLTDLPTELLEYILCFPVLKHVDICNVSCCCKRLHDVCHGRGKVWGHQYKLRWPRLQRFYRQNECCDWLREYKTRHRVGIQIHSTVESISKRFFTEVPCVGQVLGDSFAEIESLGMPEHFCEDELLFILSSDKRKSLTLKYYAKKILYFLRQQNILRSLKTFLEQPAEQQSSLEGAVLVDQYCNPLADVTVDSISAQLDEIAEKVKKMLRIKNASHPSLRITQGDRFVVEDFELQRQVLWALNSVLYEQLQYKGNEFDYYNPLNSYIHQVLLRHTGIPISLSVLYMTLAQKLGVQLEPVNFPNHFLLRWCQKPRGSEDIYDFVYIDAFGKGKQLTAKECEYLIGHQVTADYYSAINTTEVLLRMVGNLLNIGKKGEGNEKSYQLLRDSLDLYLTINPDNVQYLLLQARLYFHLGIWPEKVLDILQHIQALDPSQHGAVGYLVQHTLEHIQHKKHPAAPEVKMRSVSEHREVKYSVGLIMKHKRSGYNCVIYGWDPKCTMSQEWITTMRVHQLSNGASQPFYNVLVQDGTCRYAAQENLEPHSAPLEIGHQEVGRYFSEFADTHYVANEELQTRYPEDMDKTLDTVQELYHRLTPGSVDQEQAPPMDQTMPM
- the fbxo21 gene encoding F-box only protein 21 isoform X2, with the translated sequence MATVVDGEGQPSLNCIISDLQTKKLTDLPTELLEYILCFPVLKHVDICNVSCCCKRLHDVCHGRGKVWGHQYKLRWPRLQRFYRQNECCDWLREYKTRHRVGIQIHSTVESISKRFFTEVVLGDSFAEIESLGMPEHFCEDELLFILSSDKRKSLTLKYYAKKILYFLRQQNILRSLKTFLEQPAEQQSSLEGAVLVDQYCNPLADVTVDSISAQLDEIAEKVKKMLRIKNASHPSLRITQGDRFVVEDFELQRQVLWALNSVLYEQLQYKGNEFDYYNPLNSYIHQVLLRHTGIPISLSVLYMTLAQKLGVQLEPVNFPNHFLLRWCQKPRGSEDIYDFVYIDAFGKGKQLTAKECEYLIGHQVTADYYSAINTTEVLLRMVGNLLNIGKKGEGNEKSYQLLRDSLDLYLTINPDNVQYLLLQARLYFHLGIWPEKVLDILQHIQALDPSQHGAVGYLVQHTLEHIQHKKHPAAPEVKMRSVSEHREVKYSVGLIMKHKRSGYNCVIYGWDPKCTMSQEWITTMRVHQLSNGASQPFYNVLVQDGTCRYAAQENLEPHSAPLEIGHQEVGRYFSEFADTHYVANEELQTRYPEDMDKTLDTVQELYHRLTPGSVDQEQAPPMDQTMPM